The following are from one region of the Amia ocellicauda isolate fAmiCal2 chromosome 1, fAmiCal2.hap1, whole genome shotgun sequence genome:
- the LOC136759979 gene encoding pancreatic secretory granule membrane major glycoprotein GP2, translated as MMTSIRFVFACSLLTFRMISSTSSYFQPEEEINETVVCTNDQMEVSIPSAFFLSKVPPVHIWDLHLNDPECRGMEIDDDYVFSIKTNLSDCGTITASDDTHIMFINTIHNNETEVITRSYVNITFVCRYPINYMVRQPNGENMISVDVRTITLNTEDGNFSVSMMLYKDEDFEDKWTTVPFLTLEDNIYVKVLMLPAHLILRLGRCWATPTNDPYNNVQYTFIRESCPEITNEQTLAVLKNGQGPEAMFRIQMFKFMGNSYKDVFLHCYVQICHNTAGVCQPNCSGEEGAIRIRRDIEPSHTVSFGPIKRVTDNSDEAGQSTGHLLPVETLVLGGLLLIVLLITGVFGKLWLRSRGAYPTMQAQLTLSNIHHHSEVAS; from the exons ATGATGACATCCATACGTTTCGTGTTTGCTTGTTCCTTGCTGACTTTCAGGATGATTTCCTCAACTTCATCCTATTTTCAGCCTGAGGAGG AAATTAATGAAACCGTTGTCTGCACCAATGACCAGATGGAAGTCAGCATTCCAAGTGCATTCTTTCTCAGCAAAGTTCCTCCAGTCCAT ATCTGGGATTTGCACCTGAATGACCCTGAGTGTCGTGGAATGGAGATCGATGATGACTATGTCTTCAGCATTAAAACCAACCTCTCGGACTGTGGAACAATTACG GCTTCAGATGATACCCACATCATGTTCATAAATACCATACACAATAATGAAACTGAGGTTATAACGAGGAGTTACGTCAATATAACTTTTGTCTGCCGCTATCCAATCAACTACATGGTTCGGCAACCCAATGGAGAAAATATGATAAGTGTTGATGTCAG GACAATCACACTCAACACAGAGGATGGTAACTTCTCTGTGTCCATGATGCTGTATAAGGATGAGGATTTTGAGGACAAGTGGACAACAGTACCATTTCTCACTTTGGAAGACAACATTTATGTCAAAGTCTTAATG CTACCTGCTCATCTGATATTGCGTCTGGGCCGATGCTGGGCTACCCCAACCAATGATCCATACAACAATGTTCAGTATACTTTCATCAGGGAAAG CTGTCCAGAAATAACTAACGAGCAAACATTAGCAGTGTTAAAGAACGGCCAAGGTCCAGAGGCAATGTTTCGGATACAAATGTTCAAGTTCATGGGCAATTCCTATAAGGACGTGTTTCTGCACTGCTATGTTCAAATCTGTCACAACACGGCTGGAGTTTGTCAACCT AACTGCTCTGGAGAGGAAGGAGCTATTCGGATAAGGAGAGACATTGAGCCAtctcatactgtctctttcggGCCTATAAAGCGGGTGACAGACAACAGTGATGAAGCGGGTCAAA GTACTGGACACCTGTTGCCAGTGGAAACCTTGGTACTTGGAGGATTGCTGTTGATTGTTCTGCTCATCACAGGAGTATTTGGGAAACTGTGGCTTAGGTCCAGAGGAGCATATCCCACAATGCAAGCTCAGCTCACCTTGTCAAATATTCACCACCACTCAGAGGTCGCCTCCTAA
- the fbxo30a gene encoding F-box only protein 30a, with protein MDGVGLVTPKMEEQHTHCMNCVSRRCMARPETGVSCDLIGCPLVCGAVFHSCKAEEHRLLCPLERVPCLNSGFGCPFTVARNKIAEHLEICPASVVCCTMEWNRWPVSYADRKSYENLSKDVDEVEQLDMALALQDQRMLLESLKVATMVSKNVDKPPGASEKMPVALSIPEEKPTNGIIAMDEESYNELYRATVETTRSLAAALDILSNATRDMDLINGSLPEEKPERNGDVCVVEEALDLQNVEMKEHDEESDCELGAVGGMDHDCIAESGSDRKMWSEPNGFEFLEEEGEEDVETEGLMNMVKKIKDEKPLCNGFHSAQCSQANLGQDKMDLDAAESKHSVINGSWLVGKPEHRPLMPYRSIPVVAQEPSGSQPPPPPPPLPFPLPLPLPLPEILQNNALQHLPIDFEDKRFERKLQNLQILRGMSVFTFNGRRTLFTDPYLFRTKMEDKAVDTSDLEVAEDPMGLHGIDLITAALLFCLGDSPGGRGISDSRFVDGYRIDFGTQTFSFPSAILATNTMVGEIASASACDHANPQLSNPTPFQTLRLDLVLECVARYQTKQRSMFTFVCGQLFRRDEFSSHFKNVHGDIHAGLNGWMEHRCPLAYYGCTYSQRRFCPSVQGSRIIHDRHLRSFGVQPSVPTPLTELNPSNTSSFGPRFDHLSNLPFEVLQHIAGFLDGFSLCQLSRASRMMRDVCASLLQVRGMVILLWEKQHYPSGPPSWQIKDKVWRFSTAFGTVHEWKFANIASMADHLKKCRFNTVDRREEAIPLPCMCVTRELTKEGRSLRSVLKPVS; from the exons ATGGACGGCGTCG GGTTGGTGACTCCCAAAATGGAGGAGCAGCACACGCACTGCATGAACTGTGTTAGCCGGAGGTGTATGGCCCGGCCAGAGACTGGCGTTTCCTGCGACCTAATTGGCTGCCCTTTGGTCTGCGGTGCGGTTTTCcattcatgtaaagcagaagAGCATCGTCTGCTGTGCCCACTTGAGAGAGTGCCTTGTTTGAACAGTGGCTTTGGATGTCCCTTTACAGTTGCTCGCAACAAAATAGCCGAACACCTTGAAATATGCCCAGCCAGTGTGGTGTGTTGCACTATGGAATGGAATCGGTGGCCAGTAAGCTATGCTGATAGGAAGTCATATGAAAACCTAAGCAAGGATGTTGATGAAGTAGAGCAACTTGATATGGCTTTAGCACTGCAGGATCAGAGAATGCTGCTAGAATCTCTTAAGGTTGCTACCATGGTATCAAAAAATGTTGATAAACCACCTGGTGCTAGTGAGAAGATGCCTGTGGCTTTGAGCATACCAGAAGAAAAACCCACAAATGGAATTATTGCTATGGATGAGGAGTCTTATAATGAACTTTACAGAGCTACAGTAGAAACGACAAGAAGCTTAGCTGCAGCTTTGGACATCCTCAGTAATGCAACCCGAGATATGGACTTAATTAATGGAAGTCTTCCTGAAGAAAAGCCTGAAAGGAATGGGGATGTGTGTGTCGTGGAGGAGGCGTTAGACCTGCAGAATGTAGAGATGAAAGAACATGACGAGGAGTCTGACTGTGAGCTCGGAGCGGTGGGTGGAATGGATCATGATTGTATAGCAGAAAGTGGGAGTGACAGGAAGATGTGGTCAGAGCCAAATGGATTTGAGTTTttagaagaagaaggagaagaagatgTGGAAACTGAAGGACTTATGAACATGGTAAAAAAGATTAAAGATGAGAAACCCCTTTGTAATGGTTTTCACAGTGCACAGTGTAGCCAGGCTAATTTGGGGCAAGACAAAATGGATTTAGATGCTGCTGAATCTAAACACTCTGTCATCAATGGGTCTTGGCTGGTTGGCAAGCCTGAACACAGGCCTTTGATGCCTTATCGTTCCATACCGGTTGTAGCACAGGAGCCCTCTGGTTCCcagccaccaccaccaccgccaCCACTACCATTTCCGCTaccactcccactcccacttcCTGAAATCCTGCAGAATAATGCACTCCAGCACTTGCCCATtgactttgaggacaaaagGTTTGAGCGCAAGTTACAGAATCTCCAGATTCTCAGAGGTATGAGTGTGTTCACGTTTAACGGACGCAGAACTTTGTTTACTGACCCATATTTGTTTCGCACAAAAATGGAAGATAAAGCTGTTGACACATCTGACCTAGAAGTGGCGGAAGATCCGATGGGTCTTCACGGCATTGACCTCATCACAGCTGCCTTACTCTTCTGTCTGGGAGACTCGCCCGGCGGCCGCGGAATTTCCGACAGTAGATTTGTCGATGGTTATCGTATTGACTTTGGTACGCAGACCTTTTCGTTTCCCTCAGCCATTTTGGCGACAAACACCATGGTGGGTGAAATCGCTTCAGCCTCTGCATGCGATCACGCAAACCCACAACTTTCCAACCCCACTCCCTTCCAGACTCTCAGGCTGGACCTGGTTCTGGAATGTGTGGCTAGATACCAAACCAAGCAACGCTCCATGTTTACTTTTGTCTGTGGACAGTTGTTCAGGAGGGATGAATTTTcttctcattttaaaaatgttcacgGGGACATTCATGCTGGCCTGAATGGGTGGATGGAACACAGGTGTCCTCTGGCTTACTATGGCTGCACCTACTCCCAGAGAAGGTTCTGCCCCTCTGTCCAAGGTTCCAGAATTATCCATGACCGCCATCTTAGGTCGTTTGGAGTCCAGCCTAGTGTTCCAACACCATTGACTGAACTGAATCCGAGCAACACAAGCTCATTTGGGCCTCGTTTTGACCATTTGAGTAATCTTCCTTTCGAGGTCCTGCAGCACATTGCTGGGTTTCTTGATGGGTTCAGTCTGTGCCAGCTGTCGAGAGCATCGCGGATGATGAGGGACGTATGTGCCAGCTTGCTGCAGGTCCGTGGAATGGTCATCCTTCTGTGGGAAAAGCAGCATTATCCAAGTGGACCCCCATCATGGCAGATAAAAGACAAG GTGTGGAGATTCAGCACAGCGTTTGGCACTGTGCACGAGTGGAAGTTTGCCAACATTGCTAGCATGGCCGACCATCTGAAAAAGTGCAGATTCAATACTGTGGATCGGCGAGAAGAAGCAATCCCATTGccgtgcatgtgtgtgacaaGGGAGCTCACTAAAGAAGGACGGTCTCTGCGATCAGTTCTGAAGCCAGTATCATGA